A genomic window from Osmia bicornis bicornis chromosome 4, iOsmBic2.1, whole genome shotgun sequence includes:
- the LOC114879837 gene encoding uncharacterized protein LOC114879837 codes for MVGIKMSIVLLSILLIGHHVQAVVNKAQPQTSVKGEEDKQNEIKADDRISNSYGPPADDYGPPIGANLKGPAPVYGPPELVGDQGPTPIYPPPPPEISLPVYGPPLSSYGPPRNIKPFYGPPKQSYGPPLSPLPSKLSFGSLKLHYGPPKQHYGPPYSFGSFRPPKPQYGPPLKFTSGVSNQFIASSGHRPTKPVLETSVSLPLNTYEPPQKLAVQFNRQPNDEYGPPPPPAISAVPESQYGPPTSDLYVPPPPVPPPGVPAPPTPPDIKYDGWQPIAGLSNQHGQPSNTYGPPSNEPKTVEGSSSNLQDNPNVPSDSYGVPIHNPEAQDLKTSVKLGANENAGLPPPSLPEYEPFHNENQNPPKKDLPEKIVSGPVNLQYEVPKVEPLPLIKTVGFELLPTVSPLSSDLSGLKLPVLDSVPHFNLGFGDTHAFQSLGNDLSLGQFSANGLSNSYGPPLAGVSFGKLNSIESGIPLPPPPLLDTYSFPPLSSFSPNEPYQSAEAGRASSFSSFGLHGSSLFKQNIHHHRPHGAFRSPPPLPGSLIPPRNREPIKFKEPIPSGLLTNLNRYVPPPRHADLAKSPKTFISTLSFEQQLPSLSAPVAFQKLQNLGSNSPIAAPNAQYGTPLSFSDFNTPAPVLTYGAPNFGPASSFVSTSTNFGNNLYDSIGNTITTTYGTPVVSLPLSTGGGHDCGFQQTGTGTQYSFKDTGNYLANSGPQLHSFGAALSGQSLSSDLSQNFKVGSLGLPQSVSQLNLESYEQPKTNLKDSYGNPVGVQTAPEQSDNILASDHSQSPDVANVISAPPVTQFQDSSFSSSSQDNGIRAEALTASLSEQGFGQAKNLGSNEVDASQFLNSQEGSEALSLAKGLTSSGGDGFEVQGSKGTYMLQIQAADGGLGTENSDGSIRHDQVLSNGLLQDILAAIEQPEQGQVQVQGHPEVQSLQHLYSNLAEPRNADIPKGHYITVEEGSGKKDIGELAELASDRSESEFNKADASKKEAVALFFNNQYSDSRKETRSVAKREKVGASENAKGASKEKSS; via the coding sequence ATGTCGATCGTGTTGCTGAGCATTTTGCTGATTGGACATCATGTTCAAGCAGTAGTCAATAAGGCGCAGCCACAAACGTCTGTCAAAGGCGAGGAAGATAAACAAAACGAAATTAAAGCTGATGATAGAATAAGTAATTCTTATGGTCCACCAGCTGATGATTATGGACCACCAATTGGGGCAAATTTGAAGGGACCAGCTCCAGTTTACGGTCCGCCAGAACTAGTAGGTGATCAAGGACCTACGCCTATATATCCCCCTCCACCGCCAGAAATATCGTTACCGGTATATGGGCCACCATTGTCTTCCTACGGACCTCCACGGAACATCAAACCATTCTACGGTCCACCGAAACAAAGTTACGGTCCTCCATTGTCTCCTTTGCCCTCGAAACTGAGCTTTGGCTCGCTGAAGCTTCACTACGGGCCACCGAAGCAACACTACGGACCGCCATATTCCTTCGGCTCGTTTAGGCCACCGAAGCCTCAGTATGGTCCTCCATTGAAATTCACTTCCGGCGTGTCTAATCAATTCATCGCATCGTCGGGTCACAGACCAACGAAACCGGTACTCGAGACCTCCGTCTCCCTACCTCTGAACACATACGAACCCCCTCAGAAACTCGCCGTCCAGTTTAATCGCCAACCGAACGACGAATAtggaccaccaccgccaccAGCGATTTCGGCTGTGCCTGAATCTCAATATGGACCACCGACCAGTGACTTGTACGTACCCCCTCCGCCGgttcctccgccaggtgtcCCAGCACCACCTACGCCACCTGACATCAAGTACGACGGCTGGCAGCCCATTGCTGGGTTGAGCAATCAGCACGGACAGCCTTCGAACACCTATGGTCCTCCGTCGAACGAGCCCAAGACGGTAGAAGGTTCCTCCTCGAACTTGCAGGACAATCCAAACGTGCCCAGCGATTCCTATGGGGTTCCGATACACAATCCTGAAGCTCAAGATTTAAAGACCTCTGTGAAATTGGGTGCCAATGAAAATGCGGGATTACCACCGCCATCACTGCCCGAGTACGAACCATTCCATAATGAAAATCAGAATCCACCGAAGAAGGACCTACCTGAGAAGATTGTATCTGGTCCAGTTAATCTGCAGTACGAGGTGCCTAAAGTTGAACCACTGCCTCTCATCAAAACAGTTGGATTCGAGCTCCTACCGACAGTTTCGCCGTTATCTTCGGATCTGTCTGGTTTAAAATTACCAGTGCTGGATAGTGTTCCTCATTTTAATCTTGGATTCGGAGACACCCATGCGTTTCAGAGTTTAGGAAACGATTTGTCGTTGGGTCAATTCTCAGCCAATGGACTATCTAATAGTTATGGTCCTCCATTGGCAGGTGTATCCTTCGGAAAACTGAACTCTATTGAATCTGGCATACCTTTGCCTCCACCTCCTCTACTGGACACCTACAGTTTCCCTCCTCTCTCTTCGTTCTCGCCCAATGAACCATATCAGTCCGCGGAAGCAGGTCGGGCGTCgtcgttttcttctttcggTCTGCACGGCAGTTCGCTTTTTAAGCAGAACATACATCATCATCGTCCTCATGGCGCGTTCAGGTCTCCCCCGCCACTTCCTGGTTCTCTGATACCGCCTCGTAATCGCGAGCCAATCAAGTTCAAAGAACCCATCCCCAGCGGATTGTTGACCAACCTGAATCGCTATGTACCACCACCGAGACACGCTGACTTGGCCAAATCACCAAAAACGTTCATTTCAACTTTGTCGTTTGAACAGCAATTGCCTAGCTTAAGCGCTCCAGTGGCGTTCCAGAAATTACAGAACCTCGGCTCAAACTCGCCGATAGCAGCACCGAACGCCCAGTACGGGACGCCGTTATCCTTTAGTGATTTCAACACCCCTGCACCGGTATTGACATACGGGGCGCCAAACTTTGGTCCGGCTTCTTCTTTCGTCTCGACCTCCACCAATTTCGGGAACAATCTCTACGACAGCATTGGCAATACCATAACCACCACCTATGGCACTCCTGTAGTGAGTTTACCACTATCGACAGGCGGTGGTCACGATTGTGGCTTCCAACAGACGGGCACAGGTACGCAGTACAGTTTCAAGGATACTGGCAACTACCTGGCCAACTCAGGACCTCAGCTGCACAGCTTTGGTGCAGCTTTGTCAGGCCAGTCTCTTTCCTCCGATTTGAGCCAGAACTTCAAGGTAGGCTCGCTGGGTCTGCCTCAATCGGTCAGCCAACTGAACCTGGAGAGTTACGAACAGCCCAAGACGAATCTGAAGGACAGTTACGGCAATCCTGTAGGAGTACAGACCGCTCCCGAGCAGTCGGATAACATCCTGGCCAGTGACCATAGCCAGTCGCCCGATGTGGCTAATGTAATTTCGGCTCCTCCTGTCACGCAGTTCCAAGACTCTTCCTTCTCTTCGAGTTCTCAGGACAACGGCATAAGGGCGGAAGCACTAACAGCCAGTTTAAGCGAGCAGGGATTCGGTCAAGCTAAGAATCTTGGCTCCAACGAGGTGGATGCTAGCCAGTTCTTGAACAGCCAGGAGGGCAGTGAAGCTTTGTCTTTGGCCAAGGGATTAACATCGAGCGGAGGTGATGGTTTCGAGGTTCAGGGCTCTAAGGGAACGTACATGCTTCAGATCCAGGCTGCTGATGGTGGATTAGGCACCGAGAACTCGGACGGTAGCATCAGACACGACCAGGTCCTGTCCAATGGACTTCTGCAGGACATCCTCGCGGCCATTGAACAACCGGAACAAGGACAGGTACAGGTTCAAGGTCATCCCGAGGTGCAGTCGTTACAACACTTGTACAGTAATTTAGCGGAACCTAGGAACGCGGATATCCCCAAAGGACATTACATCACTGTTGAGGAGGGATCAGGGAAGAAGGATATCGGTGAATTGGCCGAACTGGCCAGCGACAGGAGCGAGAGTGAATTTAATAAAGCAGACGCTTCGAAGAAGGAAGCTGTTGCTCTTTTCTTCAATAATCAATACAGTGACTCCCGGAAGGAGACCAGGTCAGTAGCGAAACGCGAGAAAGTAGGTGCCTCGGAGAATGCAAAAGGTGCGAGTAAAGAGAAGTCTTCTTAA